In the Deltaproteobacteria bacterium genome, CCGGAATTCTATCATCGACTCAGAGGAATCCGGTTGTTTTGTTAAGCCAGGAGGAAAAGATGGAAAAACTATTGATCAGCGCCTTATTACCGGACGCAATGCTTTCTCCGTTAAAGGGGAAATTTGAGTTCATCAAAGATGATGAGACTGTTCACGAGACCGTTGAGATCGCTCTGGTGACTGCGATGGACGACTTTTCGAAAGCGCGTCTCAGTCAATTGCCTGCTTTACGGAAAATCGTATCCATCGGCGCCGGCCTCAATCATATCGATCTCGATTATTGCCGCGCGAAAAACATCCGGGTCTTAAACACCCCACATACACCAGCCCGTGCGACTGCTGAACTTGCAATCGGGTTAATGATCAGTTTGATGCGCAGTATACTGCAGGGAGATCAGTACGTGAGGAACGGTAAATGGATAAAAAACCCGAGTGACATATCCGGCACGGAGCTATTCGAGAAAACACTGGGCATCCTGGGAATGGGGAATGTCGGATATGAAATTGCACGCAGAGCCCGTGCATTTGATATGCATATCCTCTATCACAACCGGAACCCAAGGCAGGATGTCGATGACCTGGCGACGTACCGGTCCTTTGATGAGCTTTTAACGGAATCCGACGTGCTCATCGTTCAACTCCCATATGCGAAGGAAACACACCATATTATTGACCAAACAGCTCTTAGAAAAATGAAGCCGGATGCCTATCTGATCAATACCGGTCGCGGCGGTCTGGTGGATGATGAAGCTCTGACCGCAGCATTGCGGGAGGAACGGATCAAGGGGGCGGCTTTGGATGTTGTGGAAAACGAACCCAACTTGTTTGCGGATCTCGCGACCCTTCCCAATGTGATTATTACGCCGCATATTGGCGGCGCGACACCCGGTGTCCGCATGGCAATGGTCCGGGAGGCTT is a window encoding:
- a CDS encoding NAD(P)-binding domain-containing protein, producing MEKLLISALLPDAMLSPLKGKFEFIKDDETVHETVEIALVTAMDDFSKARLSQLPALRKIVSIGAGLNHIDLDYCRAKNIRVLNTPHTPARATAELAIGLMISLMRSILQGDQYVRNGKWIKNPSDISGTELFEKTLGILGMGNVGYEIARRARAFDMHILYHNRNPRQDVDDLATYRSFDELLTESDVLIVQLPYAKETHHIIDQTALRKMKPDAYLINTGRGGLVDDEALTAALREERIKGAALDVVENEPNLFADLATLPNVIITPHIGGATPGVRMAMVREALALL